The window ctcctctcctctcaacAACTGACCCATGCGGCTGTGGACGTCGGTGACAACAGGGAGTATCCGTGCAGCAGCTTCAGGGCAGAAGCCAACACACACAAGAACTGCCCCAGTAATACCCGAGGGGGACGGACACCTGAACGTGACAGAgctaaaacacacatgcaggcaaaACACAACAGCTGCGGTGACTCGGGTGAGGGCAGCAAACACTGGCAGCAGCAGGGCGTCCCCAGAGGTCAGGGTCTGCAGGgaacacacaacacaagctaagagctgctgctggtacCGCGGCTCCCCGTCGTGCAGCGTCATGAGGCCTCTGTGAGGAACTGAAGGCTcttcagaaaatgttaaaactaAATCCCCCTGTTGGCTTTCACCAGTCCCCCACGCTGAGCGACTGCCAAACACCAGGCACTGTCTCTGCTTATTGTCCCCATCAGTGTCTGCTTTAGTGACGCAAAGACCTGCAACATCGGACATGATGGAGGCCCAGCAAGCGTCATGGCAAGAGTCACAGCGAGGAACGCGAATCCAGTCTGCTGCTGTGTCCATCAGAGCGTCGTTCAGGTGGTTTAGCAGCCCTACTTCGCAGAACGCAGAGTTTTTCACTGCAAGCAGAGCAGCCCCGGCGATAACATACCATGAGTCGACGTGACACCTGGACCAGGGTCCTTGCAGCACGCTGCCGGTCCCTCTGGCCTCAGCGCAGTGTTTCTGTATCGAGGCGGCATGGCAACCCCTCTCGATGCGCTCCCTCCAGCTCAGGGTCTGCAACTCCCTCCGCTCGTTGAAGGAGCCTGTTTGCTTGTTCTGTCCCAGGGGTCGTCCCGCTGAGACGCTGCAGCAAGCGGGACTCACCGTGTTTCGGGAGATCCATCGACTCCGCTGCAGGAAGCTCAcctacacacagagagagacacttCAGCAAGTTCAGTTTAAcacttgtatttattattgtttaggCCTGAACATCTTTGTAAGGATTTGGATATTAaaattgtgatttaaataaaaagttgaatAGTTGTTCGGCCTTATTTCACATCCATGAAGATTCATGGCCTCATGCAGTTTTCCTGGCCATATTTCTCATTgggaaaaaaggataaaaattGACCAAATAAAAACTTACTGGTCCACTTCTTAAGGAGAAGTGGACCAGTAAGTCCTTGAAAACgttaggggaaaaaaagataaaacatataCAGTTCAATGACAACTTAGAAAAATCTACCTGCTGATAACAACATAACATGATTGAACTTTGAAGCTCAGTTACATTAAAAATCCCCATTGTCTCTACACACTCCCTACCTGGAAGCGATGCAGATACTCCTGAGCCGTGCCATCCCTGATGAAGTCGAGCCACTGCCTCTGTTCGCTGCTCATTCCTCCAAACAGTCGCAGGTTTTCTGTTATGGTGTCCACCTGCAGCCTGGTGAAGTACGAGCACACTTCTTCATGCTGCTTCAAAAACGACTCTGGGAGGTCTGAGTTTCCGAAAAGTGCCTCTCGGTCAGCCAGCTGTGGACCGTAGTTACGGATCAGTTTGGAGAGCAGAGGCCTCACAACTTCCTTGCCCTCATAGTTCAGACACACGACATAAACCTCAGAGTTTCCCGACTTGCTGGTGGCAGGTTTGAAGACGTTGACAGAGCTGAAACAGCAGTTCAGCAGGTACAGGAGGCAGACGGAGGAGTGCTCATACAGGGTGAACATCTTGAGCACAAAGGAGCCCCCGGGGCTCAGGAGCAGCAGTGCAGCTGTGGCCTCGCAGTAATGCAGGGACGCCACCAGCGCCTCCTGCTCGTCCGGCTTCTCCTGACAGTCAAAGCTACCATCTGCCGTCACCACTTCCACGGTACGCATGTTAGCCACAAACGCCTGCAGCTCCAGCAAATGTTTCTGGATCATGATGTTGCCTGTGTTGTCAGAGCCGAAGAACCACCAGGGCAGAGTGTTCGCAATCAATCGATCATCGGCGATCGTTGTGCTGCAGCCGTTGGCCTCGTGGTACGGGTTGAGAGTGTTGGCCGCCCAGCTCCAGTCACAGTAACGCATGGACTCGCTGGTTTTGATGTAGTGGTTCAGAGCGGTTATGAAAGCCCCTGGAGCTTCACACAGATGGACTGTGTTCAGCTCTCCGTTCTGAAGAGCCTCCTCTGGAAGAAGACTAAAGCGTCCCAGGATCTCGGAAAACTTGCACCAGGCCTGAGTGCAGATCTCTGCATTGGCTGCAGAGCGTACGGCGGCGATCACCGCCCCCGCTCGATTGGTGGAATTGGTGTGCTGATGCCATACCTGAACGTTCTTGTCACTGAGCTGGTTCTTCACGTCGTTCAACGATGCCTTCAGGGCCTGCAGCCGGCAGTGCTGCTCCGCGGGTTGTCTGAGAGCGACGTCTGGGTCGGGGAGGCACCACTCCCCACTGGCAGGTTTCACATAGCTTCTAACTTTTCTGAAAAGACCCTGAATCTCAGCCAGTGTTTCAGGGTCCAACGCCACCGTGTTGCTGAAATGCTGCAGCTTCCTGACTTTCCTCCTCGCCCCATTGCCTGAGCTCATCCTCCACACCTGTTGAAGGAGAACAACAATAAGGCTTTAAAATATCCTCAAGAAACTTACATACTACAAATAATCTTTGTTTATCCTCTCCCCAAACTCACAATATTGCTGTCATAAGAAGTCCCCAAACAGTTATTGTCctcagtttgtttatttgtgtaataAGGTGttgtcattttctcttttatgaATAATTAACTACATAGCTAATATAGTCGGTTTTGTACCCATGTGAATCAATCACGTCGTGGCAACAGTCATGCAGCGAGAGCGCACCGTGAGCAACACGCCTAATACCAATGTTAGATTTTTCTAAAAAGGAAAACTAATTCATTGTTGATTCAAAGAGACCcatcttcttttctcttttgtatattcactttttctctttaacaaataaaacacttcttTCATCAAATTACTACAAAACTTGATGAAATAATTTGTAAAACActtgataacaataataatgaaaagCTGCAGCCCTAGATGAGCTAGAAACGTTCAGTGTGCATATGACCTGCTTACAGGTAGGAGTCAATCTTCGGGCACAGAAATCCGAACATTTCCCAGTGAATTATAATGCAGTCCAGCGCTGCAACCCTTCATTCTTCTCTACATGCATGAGTGCTGTTGAATTACTCATGTTGCCTCATTACGATGTGACGCCCTCGGGCaacagggcagactgtaagTACTGGTGATTACCTCACCAGGCCACAGCTTCACCCAGAATAACATGAGATTTAACATCAGTAACACGACACAGTCTCTTCTTATTatcttaaaaacaacataatctACCCCACACTGAATTATTCATCAACATTATCATATGACAAACAGAGGATTTAACagataaaatatgttgttgctgTACATTTTCAGGGTGTTTTCAGATAAAACaataacttctttttttttttaaatgtatcttcaaATTCTCATCCCATGTTCCTTTATTCATCTCCCAGCAGGGGTGTGTCAgaccaaaacacaaatatattcagtttaatgtgCCATGAACCAGAGTAAAAGCAAGAAGTCTCATATTTAAAAAGCCTtttcaacaaaataacaataatacataattcattatcaaaatagttggtGATTTGTTTTTGCCAATCATCTAATGGACTAGTCTGCTAATCCTTGCTTCTCTTATTTTGTTCACGTTTTTTTATACAACGTAGGAAACAACAACTTTGTGTTTCTCGACCAACAGGAGTCAGTATTCGGGTCAGTTTGTGATGTTAAGACTTTTTATTCCACCATTACAGTTTCCCAAAATAGATTTTCAACAATTCATGTAATTATCGAGCTTTTTTCTTATTCATGACATACAAATAATTTACAGTCAGAATCAAATGAACCCAGAGCTGCACATGATTTAGATGACAACACCGGGCAGGAGAAcgtttttctgtttaatttcttGATTAGTCTGCGGTGATGAATGgcaatatacaatatatatatagctaATGAAAGCACATTCATCAAATATTCCTCATGAATCATTTTAAGCACCGCTTGTATGTATTAAAATCATCTACTGTTCGTTAAGCTGCTGTTTATATAGaaatcaagaaaaacaaactcaagTTTTAGCCAAAAGTTGTACATTAAGTGATTAATAATCATGGGTTAACTAGAAATGAATTTAGATTTTCAGAAACGCTGTAAGATCACATGTGGTCTCAGCTGTAGtacaaaagtaaagtaaagtaaaaaatatatatatttaaaaaactagCTTAGCATTAATTTGTTTGCCAGCTCATATCACTATATGTGCTAGATATAGGCTACTGCATGTTGCATTGCATGTTGATTTTCGTACATATAAAACTATAATATTTGTAAATTGAATCTTTGAATGATGATATTTTAACTGAATTATactaaatgtataatatatacattatgAAAAGTAATACATATACACGAAGCAGGTTTTGTGTAACAAGTATATTGAGGGATACAGAAGTAAACGGACAGAATACTGGAGACGTTGTTTTTTATCTCTGAGCCTAGTGCTGCGGCACTGGATGTAGCTGCATGTTTTGTGAAAAGACTCCAGTagaacaaatgttttgttaagtTTTAGCTGAGTCGTACACTTCCTGCAAGACGAGTGCTGCTTTATGGCAGCGTTTAGTCTCCTAACACTCCCACTGCGGAAACTTTCTGATACACACAAGTCTCTAAAATACAAATCTCCTCAGCCTTATGAGCTGTCTGTCGATAAGAGGGTCAGAGCTACAAGAAAACACTTTACAAAAACTCACCGAGCTGTAACTGCTGTCAGAGAACGAGACCACGCTTTCACGTGACTCCGAACAACACTGCGCATGCGCGTGGTTGATAGGGCGGGGCCTATCTTAAAGGGGCACCTTAGCTCGATATCTTATTGTTCAACACATTACACTTCAAAAACAATGGAGATCAATGTGCTGCTAAATATATTTATCTGAACAATTTTACGTGAATATTAGTTTTAGATcgatattttttatttttttatattcgtTTAACATTCATGCTCACAATTTAGAtttgattagattagattcaactttattgtacAAGTACTAAGAGAACCAAACCATTTCGCATCTAACCAGAAATTCAAGTTCAGTGTTATTGATagtacaatataaatatatacccCTGCCACATAAAGTATTTAACCTATGAACACCACACGGAGGAATAAACATGAACAGCAGTATAGAAATGTAATACACTATAAATCATGGATAGACAGTATAACACACTATagacagaatacatttaaatatactcAACACAGTTGTTGTCATTTGCAATAATGTGAATAAATATGAGTATGCTGAAGAAAGATGTAGTTGTTCTGACAGTTTGAACAGTTGAACTGaagcaatatttacattaataataaatcacgTACATTTGTCTATAACTGTCCATCatcaaaaaaagacaatgatCTTTATGAACGCATAAACCCACACATTTATTC of the Eleginops maclovinus isolate JMC-PN-2008 ecotype Puerto Natales chromosome 4, JC_Emac_rtc_rv5, whole genome shotgun sequence genome contains:
- the cmtr2 gene encoding cap-specific mRNA (nucleoside-2'-O-)-methyltransferase 2, translating into MSSGNGARRKVRKLQHFSNTVALDPETLAEIQGLFRKVRSYVKPASGEWCLPDPDVALRQPAEQHCRLQALKASLNDVKNQLSDKNVQVWHQHTNSTNRAGAVIAAVRSAANAEICTQAWCKFSEILGRFSLLPEEALQNGELNTVHLCEAPGAFITALNHYIKTSESMRYCDWSWAANTLNPYHEANGCSTTIADDRLIANTLPWWFFGSDNTGNIMIQKHLLELQAFVANMRTVEVVTADGSFDCQEKPDEQEALVASLHYCEATAALLLLSPGGSFVLKMFTLYEHSSVCLLYLLNCCFSSVNVFKPATSKSGNSEVYVVCLNYEGKEVVRPLLSKLIRNYGPQLADREALFGNSDLPESFLKQHEEVCSYFTRLQVDTITENLRLFGGMSSEQRQWLDFIRDGTAQEYLHRFQVSFLQRSRWISRNTVSPACCSVSAGRPLGQNKQTGSFNERRELQTLSWRERIERGCHAASIQKHCAEARGTGSVLQGPWSRCHVDSWYVIAGAALLAVKNSAFCEVGLLNHLNDALMDTAADWIRVPRCDSCHDACWASIMSDVAGLCVTKADTDGDNKQRQCLVFGSRSAWGTGESQQGDLVLTFSEEPSVPHRGLMTLHDGEPRYQQQLLACVVCSLQTLTSGDALLLPVFAALTRVTAAVVFCLHVCFSSVTFRCPSPSGITGAVLVCVGFCPEAAARILPVVTDVHSRMGQLLRGEEGKNVPSGCDSQVLQFVPMEELLTGGLTDFLRTMNSEIIQQKLHLLMQS